Proteins from one Variovorax sp. TBS-050B genomic window:
- a CDS encoding 2Fe-2S iron-sulfur cluster-binding protein, which yields MPTIHYILQDGSTRAIDAKAGTSVMENAIRGNVRGIDAECGGSCACATCHVYVDDAFFALLPPPDDMEREMLEVVAAERRPTSRLGCQITVTAALDGLTVRVPDTQS from the coding sequence ATGCCCACGATCCACTACATCCTCCAGGACGGCAGCACGCGCGCGATCGACGCCAAGGCCGGCACCAGCGTGATGGAGAACGCCATCCGCGGCAACGTGCGCGGCATCGACGCCGAATGCGGCGGCTCCTGCGCCTGCGCCACCTGCCACGTCTATGTCGACGACGCCTTTTTCGCGCTGCTGCCGCCGCCCGACGACATGGAGCGCGAGATGCTCGAGGTGGTCGCGGCCGAGCGCCGGCCCACGAGCCGCCTGGGCTGCCAGATCACCGTGACCGCGGCGCTCGACGGCCTCACCGTGCGCGTGCCGGACACGCAGAGCTGA
- a CDS encoding glutamine synthetase family protein: MSTFFTERHGLWSEDQARQARELIARIDAGEIDVLRFAWPDQHGLLRGKTLVAGEARSALREGVNLTSTLLAKDTSHKTVFPVFAAGGGFEIEGFQGGADFTIVADPATFKVLPWAPRTGWVLCDAYMADGRPCPYATRQILQRAVRELDALGLDFVAGLEVEFHVFRLDDARMALGDSGQPGEPPRVSLLTHGHQYLTELRYDRVDAVMELLRAQLMALGLPLRSLEIEFGPSQFELTFGPTAGVLPADTMVLLRSAIKQICQRAGYHASFMCRPKIPNVMSSGWHLHQSLRRKADGLNAFMPERDGDALSETGRHYLGGLKAHACGAAALASPTINGYRRYRPFSLAPDRANWARDNRGAMLRVLGGPGQSATRIENRVGEPTANPYLYLASQLFAGLDGMRRGTDPGPSADAPYETAAEALPRSLAEALACLRADEMLCTELGRGFVDYLCRIKEAEIARFNLEVSEWEHREYFDMF; encoded by the coding sequence ATGAGCACGTTCTTCACCGAACGCCACGGCCTCTGGAGCGAGGACCAGGCGCGCCAGGCGCGCGAGCTGATCGCCCGCATCGACGCCGGCGAGATCGACGTGCTGCGCTTCGCCTGGCCCGACCAGCACGGCCTCTTGCGCGGCAAGACGCTGGTGGCCGGCGAGGCGCGCTCGGCGCTGCGCGAGGGCGTGAACCTCACTTCCACGCTGCTCGCCAAGGACACCTCGCACAAGACGGTGTTCCCGGTGTTCGCGGCCGGCGGCGGCTTCGAGATCGAGGGCTTCCAGGGCGGCGCGGACTTCACCATCGTGGCCGACCCCGCGACCTTCAAGGTGCTGCCCTGGGCGCCGCGCACCGGCTGGGTGCTCTGCGACGCCTACATGGCGGACGGGCGCCCCTGCCCCTATGCGACGCGGCAGATCCTGCAGCGCGCGGTGCGCGAGCTCGACGCGCTCGGTCTCGACTTCGTCGCCGGGCTGGAGGTGGAGTTCCACGTCTTCAGGCTCGACGATGCGCGCATGGCGCTCGGCGACTCGGGCCAGCCCGGCGAGCCGCCGCGCGTGTCGCTGCTCACGCACGGCCACCAGTACCTGACCGAGCTGCGCTACGACCGCGTCGATGCGGTGATGGAGCTGCTGCGCGCGCAGCTCATGGCGCTCGGGCTGCCGCTGCGCTCGCTCGAGATCGAGTTCGGCCCGAGCCAGTTCGAGCTCACCTTCGGCCCCACGGCCGGCGTGCTGCCGGCCGACACGATGGTGCTGCTGCGCAGCGCGATCAAGCAGATCTGCCAGCGCGCGGGCTACCACGCGAGCTTCATGTGCCGCCCGAAGATCCCCAACGTGATGTCGAGCGGCTGGCACCTGCACCAGTCGCTGCGGCGCAAGGCCGACGGCCTCAACGCCTTCATGCCCGAACGCGACGGCGATGCGCTCAGCGAAACGGGCCGGCACTACCTCGGCGGCCTCAAGGCCCATGCCTGCGGTGCGGCCGCGCTCGCGAGCCCCACGATCAACGGCTACCGGCGCTACCGCCCCTTCTCGCTCGCGCCCGACCGCGCGAACTGGGCGCGCGACAACCGCGGCGCGATGCTGCGCGTGCTCGGCGGCCCGGGCCAGAGCGCGACGCGCATCGAGAACCGCGTGGGCGAGCCGACCGCCAACCCCTACCTCTACCTCGCCTCTCAGCTGTTCGCGGGCCTCGACGGCATGCGCCGCGGGACCGACCCCGGCCCCTCGGCCGACGCGCCTTACGAGACCGCGGCCGAGGCGCTGCCGCGCTCGCTCGCCGAGGCGCTGGCCTGCCTGCGCGCCGACGAGATGCTCTGCACCGAGCTCGGCCGCGGCTTCGTCGACTACCTCTGCCGCATCAAGGAAGCCGAGATCGCGCGTTTCAACCTCGAGGTCAGCGAGTGGGAACACCGCGAGTACTTCGACATGTTCTGA
- a CDS encoding ABC transporter ATP-binding protein — MSEALVFDAVVACYGNAVVLDRLSFSLAEGQSLAVLGRNGVGKTTLLETLMGNTRVPRGAIRWRGEDITRWPAHRRVRAGLGWVPQEREVFPSLTVEENLTVVARPGAWNLGRVYAFFPRLRERRGNYGNQLSGGEQQMLAIGRALMTNPKLLLLDEPMEGLAPIIVEELARAIRRLCESEGLPSIVVEQHPVLALEMTHQAIVLERGTVVHAGPSRDLARDRALLDGLLGVGIAEVPA; from the coding sequence ATGTCTGAAGCGCTTGTTTTCGACGCGGTCGTCGCCTGCTATGGCAACGCCGTGGTGCTCGACCGCCTGAGCTTCTCGCTCGCCGAGGGGCAGAGCCTCGCCGTGCTCGGCCGCAACGGCGTGGGCAAGACCACGCTGCTCGAGACGCTGATGGGCAACACCCGCGTGCCGCGCGGCGCGATCCGCTGGCGCGGCGAGGACATCACGCGCTGGCCGGCGCACCGCCGCGTGCGCGCGGGCCTGGGCTGGGTGCCGCAGGAGCGCGAGGTGTTCCCCTCGCTCACGGTGGAGGAGAACCTGACCGTGGTCGCGCGGCCCGGCGCCTGGAACCTGGGCCGCGTCTACGCGTTCTTCCCGCGGCTGCGCGAGCGCCGCGGCAACTACGGCAACCAGCTCTCGGGCGGCGAACAGCAGATGCTCGCGATCGGCCGCGCACTCATGACCAACCCGAAGCTGCTGCTGCTCGACGAGCCGATGGAGGGCCTCGCGCCCATCATCGTCGAGGAGCTCGCGCGCGCGATCCGGCGGCTGTGCGAGAGCGAGGGGCTGCCCTCGATCGTGGTCGAGCAGCACCCGGTGCTGGCGCTCGAGATGACGCACCAGGCGATCGTGCTCGAACGCGGCACGGTGGTGCACGCAGGCCCGAGCCGGGATCTCGCGCGCGACCGCGCGCTGCTCGACGGACTGCTCGGGGTCGGCATCGCCGAGGTGCCGGCCTGA
- a CDS encoding GntR family transcriptional regulator gives MDSQQNRVLVQLRDLILKGEFVPGERLAEIPLAEKLGASRTPVRLALTSLEHEGLIEPSPNGGYQMRRFTSQEIADAIRVRGVIEGFAARLLAEDGAPRQLLRELHECLDEGDRVVNKPAMSLDDYAAYVQMNDRFHTLIMQGCSNSALQRVMEMLDRQPFASPSAMLPMQSSMEEGQQWMKIAHRTHHALVQAIERGQGSRAQALGEEHVEIARMNLDYALERPELAAELMPGLRLVAGKRRE, from the coding sequence ATGGACTCCCAACAGAACCGCGTGCTGGTACAGCTTCGAGACCTGATCCTCAAGGGCGAATTCGTGCCCGGCGAGCGGCTGGCCGAGATCCCGCTGGCCGAGAAGCTCGGCGCCTCGCGCACCCCCGTGAGGCTCGCGCTCACCAGCCTGGAGCACGAAGGCTTGATCGAGCCCTCGCCGAACGGCGGCTACCAGATGCGCCGCTTCACCTCGCAGGAGATCGCCGACGCGATCCGCGTGCGCGGCGTAATCGAAGGCTTCGCCGCGCGGCTGCTGGCCGAGGACGGCGCGCCGCGGCAGCTGCTGCGTGAACTGCACGAATGCCTCGACGAGGGCGACCGCGTGGTCAACAAGCCCGCGATGAGCCTCGACGACTACGCGGCCTACGTGCAGATGAACGACCGCTTCCACACGCTCATCATGCAGGGCTGCTCCAACAGCGCACTGCAGCGCGTGATGGAGATGCTCGACCGCCAGCCCTTCGCCTCGCCGAGCGCGATGCTGCCGATGCAGTCGTCCATGGAGGAGGGCCAGCAGTGGATGAAGATCGCCCACCGCACGCACCATGCGCTGGTGCAGGCGATCGAGCGCGGCCAGGGCTCGCGTGCGCAGGCGCTCGGCGAGGAGCATGTGGAGATCGCGCGCATGAACCTCGACTACGCGCTCGAACGGCCCGAGCTCGCGGCCGAGCTGATGCCGGGGCTGCGGCTGGTGGCGGGCAAGCGGCGCGAGTGA
- a CDS encoding aromatic ring-hydroxylating dioxygenase subunit alpha: protein MISAEQNDFMTRVGPGTPAGRLLRRYWQPVALSADLQGPRPVRPVQLMGQHFVLFRDENGQLGMLDRDCPHRGADLAFGRLENGGIRCAFHGWLFDARGRCLETPAEPEGSKLCSRIRQSAYPVVERAGTVFAYIGEGEPPAFPDFDCFVAPDSHTFAFMGLFECNWLQALEVGIDPAHASYLHRFFEDADTAGSYGKQFRGASADSDMPITKVLREFERPEISVDPTDYGLRLTALRRLSEQSTHVRVTNVVFPQAFVIPMSAEMTISQWHVPVDDTHCYWFAIFTSFTGPVDKEQMRAQRLELYELPAYTSRKNKRNNYGYSVDEQLTATYTGMGDDINVHDQWAVESQGPIQDRTREHLGSTDKGIIAYRRMLVKAIEGTLAGEGAPMLIDDAQARTLTGPPSIDGIGETGDTEGYWLSADRARRLKSDWASARLAP, encoded by the coding sequence ATGATCAGCGCTGAACAGAACGATTTCATGACCCGGGTCGGCCCGGGCACCCCGGCGGGCAGGCTGCTGCGCCGCTACTGGCAGCCGGTGGCGCTGTCGGCCGACCTGCAGGGGCCGCGGCCGGTGCGGCCGGTGCAGCTCATGGGCCAGCATTTCGTGCTGTTCCGCGACGAGAACGGCCAGCTCGGCATGCTCGACCGCGACTGCCCGCACCGCGGCGCCGACCTCGCCTTCGGCCGGCTCGAGAACGGCGGCATCCGCTGCGCCTTCCACGGCTGGCTGTTCGACGCCCGGGGCCGCTGCCTCGAGACGCCCGCCGAGCCCGAGGGCAGCAAGCTCTGCAGCCGCATCCGGCAGTCGGCATATCCGGTGGTCGAGCGCGCGGGCACCGTGTTCGCCTACATCGGCGAAGGCGAGCCGCCGGCCTTTCCCGACTTCGACTGCTTCGTCGCGCCGGACTCGCACACCTTCGCCTTCATGGGCCTGTTCGAATGCAACTGGCTGCAGGCGCTGGAGGTCGGCATCGACCCGGCGCACGCCTCGTACCTGCACCGCTTCTTCGAAGACGCCGACACCGCCGGGAGCTACGGCAAGCAGTTCCGCGGCGCCTCGGCCGATTCCGACATGCCGATCACCAAGGTGCTGCGCGAATTCGAGCGCCCCGAGATCAGCGTGGACCCCACCGACTACGGCCTGCGCCTGACCGCGCTGCGCCGGCTCTCCGAGCAGAGCACGCACGTGCGCGTGACCAACGTGGTGTTCCCGCAGGCCTTCGTGATCCCGATGAGCGCCGAGATGACGATCTCGCAGTGGCATGTGCCGGTGGACGACACGCACTGCTACTGGTTCGCGATCTTCACCAGCTTCACCGGCCCGGTCGACAAGGAACAGATGCGCGCGCAGCGCCTCGAGCTCTACGAACTGCCCGCCTACACCTCGCGCAAGAACAAGCGCAACAACTACGGCTACAGCGTCGACGAGCAGCTCACCGCCACCTACACCGGCATGGGCGACGACATCAACGTGCACGACCAGTGGGCCGTGGAGTCGCAGGGCCCGATCCAGGACCGCACGCGCGAGCACCTGGGCAGCACCGACAAGGGCATCATCGCCTACCGCCGCATGCTGGTGAAGGCGATCGAGGGCACGCTCGCCGGCGAAGGCGCGCCGATGCTGATCGACGACGCACAGGCGCGCACGCTGACCGGCCCGCCCTCCATCGACGGCATCGGCGAGACCGGCGACACCGAGGGCTACTGGCTGAGCGCCGACCGCGCGCGCCGCCTGAAGTCGGACTGGGCCTCGGCCCGGCTCGCGCCATGA
- a CDS encoding FAD-dependent oxidoreductase — protein MAEARKPLVIVGASYAGVQLAASARELGFADRIVLVGDERHAPYQRPPLSKGLLSGRTTREQLSLRGADFFAENGIELLLGRRAEALDAAALTVRLDDGARLEAGWIALATGARCRPFTCPGAELAGVFDLRTLDDAERIAEAAHSCARACVIGGGFIGLEVASALRTRGAEVTVVEAQPRLLARAFPPAMSDYVARAHRAQGTQVLTGTGVRELLGDAQGRVAAVVLDDGRRIECEMVVLGIGVLPNDALAQQAGLALDNGILADRLGRSSAPGVLAIGDVAAMELPPAPGVPRRMRLESIQAANDGARAAASLVAGRPEPWRAVPWFWSDQYHLKFQMAGLPQPGDEVVLRGDMASDRFSVFYLRDGVLAAAQSVNRPAEHLHSRKLIAEGTRFGAAELADPSFELRRPAPA, from the coding sequence ATGGCCGAGGCCCGCAAGCCCCTGGTGATCGTCGGCGCGTCCTACGCCGGCGTGCAGCTGGCCGCGAGCGCGCGCGAGCTGGGCTTCGCCGACCGCATCGTGCTGGTCGGCGACGAGCGGCATGCGCCCTACCAGCGGCCGCCGCTGTCGAAGGGGCTGCTGAGCGGCAGGACCACGCGCGAGCAGCTGTCGCTGCGCGGTGCCGACTTCTTCGCCGAGAACGGCATCGAGCTCCTGCTCGGGCGGCGCGCCGAGGCGCTCGATGCGGCGGCGCTCACGGTCAGGCTCGACGACGGTGCCCGGCTCGAGGCCGGCTGGATCGCGCTCGCCACCGGTGCGCGCTGCCGCCCCTTCACGTGTCCGGGCGCCGAGCTGGCCGGTGTGTTCGACCTGCGCACGCTCGACGACGCCGAACGCATCGCCGAAGCCGCGCACAGTTGCGCACGGGCCTGCGTGATCGGTGGCGGCTTCATCGGGCTGGAGGTGGCCTCGGCGCTGCGCACGCGCGGCGCCGAAGTGACCGTGGTCGAAGCGCAGCCGCGCCTGCTCGCGCGTGCCTTTCCGCCCGCGATGTCGGACTACGTCGCACGGGCCCATCGCGCCCAGGGCACGCAGGTGCTCACGGGCACGGGCGTGCGCGAACTGCTCGGCGATGCGCAGGGCCGCGTGGCCGCCGTGGTGCTCGACGACGGCCGGCGCATCGAGTGCGAGATGGTGGTGCTCGGCATCGGCGTGCTGCCCAACGATGCGCTCGCACAGCAGGCCGGCCTCGCGCTCGACAACGGCATCCTCGCCGACCGGCTCGGCCGCAGCTCGGCGCCGGGCGTGCTCGCGATCGGCGACGTCGCGGCGATGGAGCTGCCACCCGCACCGGGCGTGCCGCGGCGCATGCGGCTCGAATCGATCCAGGCCGCCAACGACGGCGCGCGCGCCGCGGCCTCGCTGGTCGCCGGGCGCCCCGAGCCCTGGCGCGCGGTGCCGTGGTTCTGGAGCGACCAGTACCACCTCAAGTTCCAGATGGCCGGCCTGCCGCAGCCGGGCGACGAGGTGGTGCTGCGCGGCGACATGGCCAGCGACCGCTTCAGCGTGTTCTACCTGCGCGACGGCGTGCTCGCGGCCGCGCAGTCGGTCAACCGGCCGGCCGAGCACCTGCACAGCCGCAAGCTGATCGCCGAGGGCACGCGCTTCGGCGCCGCCGAGCTCGCCGATCCCTCCTTCGAGCTTCGGCGGCCCGCGCCGGCCTGA
- a CDS encoding branched-chain amino acid ABC transporter permease produces MKPLVLSPARLRGAEIAFWLALAASFFLLPDKLTLMSQVLIFGLFAVSLDMALGYAGIITVGHAAFFGMGAYTAGLLAKHGFGEPFSGLVLALSVCAALGWLLSHLVVRGADLTRLMITIGVCVLLAELANRLSFITGGSDGLQGVTISPVLGRFEFDLYGRTAFVYAYGVVLAMFLAVRLVLRSPFGLALRGIHDSRKRMLAIGSPVDARLRTAYALSAGVAGVAGALLAQTTQFVGIESIGFNRSAEVLIVLVLGGTGRLYGGMVGAIVYMLLHDWFSELNPEYWMFWLGVFLIAAVMLGRGGIMGALSRLVKTSGRPS; encoded by the coding sequence ATGAAGCCGCTCGTCCTCTCGCCCGCGCGGCTGCGCGGCGCCGAGATCGCCTTCTGGCTCGCGCTCGCCGCGAGCTTCTTCCTCCTGCCCGACAAGCTCACGCTGATGAGCCAGGTGCTGATCTTCGGGCTGTTCGCGGTCTCGCTCGACATGGCGCTCGGCTACGCCGGCATCATCACCGTGGGCCATGCGGCCTTCTTCGGCATGGGCGCCTACACGGCCGGCCTGCTCGCGAAGCACGGCTTCGGCGAGCCCTTCAGCGGCCTTGTGCTCGCGCTCTCGGTGTGCGCCGCGCTCGGCTGGCTGCTGAGCCACCTGGTGGTGCGCGGCGCCGACCTCACGCGGCTGATGATCACCATCGGCGTGTGCGTGCTGCTGGCCGAGCTCGCGAACCGGCTCTCGTTCATCACGGGCGGCTCCGACGGGCTGCAGGGCGTGACGATCTCGCCCGTGCTCGGCCGCTTCGAGTTCGACCTCTACGGCCGCACCGCCTTCGTCTACGCCTACGGCGTGGTGCTCGCGATGTTCCTCGCGGTGCGGCTGGTGCTGCGCTCGCCGTTCGGCCTCGCGCTGCGCGGCATCCACGACAGCCGCAAGCGCATGCTCGCGATCGGCTCGCCGGTGGACGCGCGGCTGCGCACCGCCTATGCGCTGTCGGCCGGGGTGGCCGGCGTCGCGGGCGCGCTGCTCGCGCAGACCACGCAGTTCGTCGGCATCGAATCGATCGGCTTCAACCGCTCGGCCGAGGTGCTGATCGTGCTGGTGCTCGGCGGCACCGGGCGGCTCTACGGCGGCATGGTGGGCGCGATCGTCTACATGCTGCTGCACGACTGGTTCTCCGAGCTCAACCCCGAGTACTGGATGTTCTGGCTCGGCGTGTTCCTGATCGCGGCCGTGATGCTGGGCCGCGGCGGCATCATGGGCGCGCTCTCGCGCCTCGTGAAGACGAGCGGGAGGCCCTCGTGA
- a CDS encoding ABC transporter ATP-binding protein, whose translation MSAAALRTEGLGISFGAFRAVQDVNLHLEPGARQALIGPNGAGKTTLINLLTGVFRPTQGTIHMGGQELTRLTADRRARLGLARTFQINTLFPSLTPLSSVVLAIAEREGLSAVWWRPLARHRALFDEAHALLGRLRLDALAEVPVAELAYGKQRLLEIALALAAKPRILLLDEPAAGVPEDESAELFEVIAELPQDISVLFIEHDMKLVFRFARRISVLVAGRILTEGTPAEIGADPRVREVYLGTSHV comes from the coding sequence GTGAGCGCGGCGGCACTGCGCACCGAGGGCCTCGGCATCTCCTTCGGCGCGTTCCGCGCGGTGCAGGACGTGAACCTGCACCTCGAACCGGGCGCGCGGCAGGCGCTGATCGGCCCCAACGGCGCCGGCAAGACCACGCTGATCAACCTGCTCACGGGCGTGTTCAGGCCCACGCAGGGCACGATCCACATGGGCGGGCAGGAGCTCACGCGTCTGACGGCCGACCGGCGCGCGCGGCTCGGGCTCGCGCGCACCTTCCAGATCAATACGCTGTTCCCGAGCCTCACGCCGCTGTCGTCGGTGGTGCTCGCGATCGCGGAGCGCGAGGGGCTGAGCGCGGTCTGGTGGCGCCCGCTCGCGCGCCACCGGGCGCTGTTCGACGAGGCCCATGCGCTGCTCGGGCGGCTGCGGCTGGACGCGCTCGCCGAGGTGCCGGTGGCCGAGCTCGCCTACGGCAAGCAGCGGCTGCTCGAGATCGCGCTGGCGCTGGCCGCAAAGCCGCGCATCCTGCTGCTCGACGAGCCTGCCGCCGGCGTGCCCGAGGACGAGAGCGCGGAGCTGTTCGAGGTGATCGCCGAGCTGCCGCAGGACATCAGCGTGCTCTTCATCGAGCACGACATGAAGCTGGTGTTCCGCTTCGCGCGCCGCATCTCGGTGCTGGTCGCGGGCCGGATCCTGACCGAGGGCACGCCCGCCGAGATCGGCGCCGACCCGCGCGTGCGCGAGGTCTACCTGGGGACTTCGCATGTCTGA
- a CDS encoding DUF2474 domain-containing protein, protein MATGTTERARSRGRWLRRFGWLVLLWIAGVASTGALAMLMRYLMAWAGLVR, encoded by the coding sequence ATGGCGACGGGTACCACTGAGCGCGCGCGGTCGCGCGGCAGGTGGCTGCGGCGCTTCGGGTGGCTGGTGCTGCTGTGGATCGCCGGCGTCGCGTCCACCGGCGCGCTCGCGATGCTGATGCGCTATCTCATGGCGTGGGCAGGGCTGGTGCGCTAG
- a CDS encoding ABC transporter substrate-binding protein, producing MRSIERRRLLAALALAGLGAAGAASAAEPPLRIGLIATYSGPYADYGRQFDAGVALYLKEHGGKIAGRTVEILKKDTGGPAPDAAKRIAQELIVRDKASILTGLDFSPNAYAVGAIATQAKVPTLVMNAASSAITTSSPYVARLSFTVQQVTDPMARHMLKQGVKDAYTVVADYASGVDAETAFKKAFTAGGGKVSGEVRTPMNNPDFSAYVQRIKDAKPQAVFFFFPSGVMPPAFLKVWKERGMEEAGIKLFATGEATDDSYLDATGDVALGLVTSHHYSYAHASPKNQKFVKDFEAQFGTAMRPSYFAVTAYDAMAAIDLALAKTQGDTAGDKFMAALKGLAFESPRGPVEIDAATRDIVQTVYIRRTERANGKLVNVEFDKFERVKDPAKEAQ from the coding sequence ATGAGAAGCATTGAGAGAAGAAGACTGCTGGCCGCCCTCGCGCTCGCCGGCCTCGGCGCCGCCGGCGCCGCCTCCGCCGCCGAGCCGCCGCTGCGCATCGGACTGATCGCGACCTACTCCGGCCCCTATGCCGACTACGGCCGCCAGTTCGATGCGGGTGTCGCGCTCTACCTCAAGGAGCACGGCGGCAAGATCGCGGGCCGCACGGTCGAGATCCTCAAGAAGGACACCGGCGGCCCCGCGCCCGACGCGGCCAAGCGCATCGCGCAGGAGCTGATCGTGCGCGACAAGGCGAGCATCCTCACGGGCCTCGACTTCAGCCCCAACGCCTATGCGGTGGGCGCGATCGCGACCCAGGCCAAGGTGCCGACCCTCGTGATGAACGCGGCCTCTTCGGCGATCACCACCAGCTCGCCGTACGTCGCGCGGCTGTCGTTCACGGTGCAGCAGGTCACCGATCCGATGGCGCGCCACATGCTCAAGCAGGGCGTGAAGGACGCCTACACGGTGGTGGCCGACTACGCCTCGGGCGTCGATGCCGAGACCGCGTTCAAGAAGGCCTTCACCGCGGGCGGCGGCAAGGTCTCGGGCGAGGTGCGCACGCCGATGAACAACCCCGACTTCTCGGCCTACGTGCAGCGCATCAAGGACGCCAAGCCGCAGGCGGTGTTCTTCTTCTTTCCCTCGGGCGTGATGCCGCCGGCCTTCCTCAAGGTCTGGAAGGAGCGCGGCATGGAGGAAGCGGGCATCAAGCTCTTTGCGACCGGAGAAGCCACCGACGACAGCTACCTCGACGCCACCGGCGACGTGGCGCTGGGCCTGGTGACGAGCCACCACTATTCGTACGCCCACGCCTCGCCGAAGAACCAGAAGTTCGTCAAGGACTTCGAGGCCCAGTTCGGCACCGCCATGCGCCCGAGCTACTTCGCCGTGACCGCGTACGACGCGATGGCCGCGATCGACCTCGCGCTCGCCAAGACCCAGGGCGACACCGCGGGCGACAAGTTCATGGCGGCGCTCAAGGGCCTGGCCTTCGAGAGCCCGCGCGGGCCGGTGGAGATCGACGCCGCCACGCGCGACATCGTGCAGACGGTCTACATCCGCAGGACCGAGCGCGCGAACGGCAAGCTGGTGAACGTGGAGTTCGACAAGTTCGAGCGCGTCAAGGATCCGGCCAAGGAAGCGCAGTAG
- a CDS encoding branched-chain amino acid ABC transporter permease — MHIIIFDGIAYGMLLFLIAVGLSITMGLMNFVNLAHGAFAMVGGYAASLLMSRFGVGFFPALAAAFVAAALVGAVLELLFYRRLYRAHALDQVLLSIGLVFVAVAVFTYFFGPGMQPFSLPPVLDGRVSLLGMEVGRYRLFLIVCGVLVLAALLLALGRTRYGAMVRAAVDNQRVAGGTGIHVQRLFFLTFSLGCGLAGLGGALSLGMLGLEPSFPFKYLVYFLIVVCVGGAGTITGPFVAALLVGIVDVAGKYYLPQAGAFLIYVVMIAMLLLRPNGIIPRKGLA, encoded by the coding sequence ATGCACATCATCATCTTCGACGGGATCGCCTACGGCATGCTCCTGTTCCTCATTGCCGTCGGCCTGTCGATCACGATGGGGCTGATGAACTTCGTCAACCTCGCGCACGGCGCCTTCGCGATGGTCGGCGGCTATGCCGCGAGCCTGCTGATGAGCCGCTTCGGCGTGGGCTTCTTCCCCGCGCTCGCGGCGGCCTTCGTCGCGGCGGCGCTCGTCGGCGCGGTGCTCGAGCTGCTGTTCTACCGGCGCCTGTACCGTGCGCATGCGCTCGACCAGGTGCTGCTGTCGATCGGCCTGGTGTTCGTGGCGGTGGCGGTGTTCACCTATTTCTTCGGGCCGGGCATGCAGCCCTTCAGCCTGCCGCCGGTGCTCGACGGCCGCGTGTCGCTGCTCGGCATGGAGGTCGGGCGCTACCGGCTGTTTCTGATCGTCTGCGGCGTGCTGGTGCTCGCGGCGCTGCTGCTCGCGCTCGGCCGCACGCGCTACGGCGCGATGGTGCGCGCCGCGGTGGACAACCAGCGCGTGGCCGGCGGCACCGGCATCCACGTGCAGCGGCTCTTCTTCCTGACCTTCTCGCTCGGCTGCGGGCTCGCGGGCCTAGGCGGCGCGCTGAGCCTGGGCATGCTCGGGCTCGAGCCCTCGTTCCCGTTCAAGTACCTCGTGTACTTCCTCATCGTCGTCTGCGTGGGCGGCGCCGGCACCATCACCGGGCCCTTCGTGGCCGCGCTGCTGGTCGGCATCGTCGACGTGGCCGGCAAGTACTACCTGCCGCAAGCCGGCGCCTTCCTCATCTATGTGGTCATGATCGCGATGCTGCTGCTGCGGCCGAACGGCATCATTCCGCGGAAAGGGCTGGCATGA